Proteins from a genomic interval of Lycium ferocissimum isolate CSIRO_LF1 chromosome 2, AGI_CSIRO_Lferr_CH_V1, whole genome shotgun sequence:
- the LOC132047949 gene encoding LOW QUALITY PROTEIN: phospholipase A1-IIgamma-like (The sequence of the model RefSeq protein was modified relative to this genomic sequence to represent the inferred CDS: deleted 1 base in 1 codon), with the protein MRNWFKRKKKSTDKMDSIAKRWKLLSGKNNWEGLLDPLDHDLRRYIIHYGEMAQASYDNFNSDRASKNAGNFRYSKNHLFAKVGLEKGNPFKYRVTKYLYATSSIQVPEAFIVKSLSRESWSKESNWIGFIAVVTDEGKAMLGRREILISWRGTVQTLDWVDDLDFFQVPAPKIFRGNTDPEVHRGWYSIYTSDDPQSPLNKTSARDQVLEEVTRLVEEYKREEISITITGHSMGAAVGTLNAMDIVANGFNKPRDKGMTSGCLVTAFLFASPRVGDSNFRNAFSKLENLRILRVSNAFDIIPNYPMVDYSEIGVELAIDTTKSNYLKVPGDVRSWHSLEAHMHGVLGLQGAKCGFKLEVQRDISLVNKHLDALKDEYCVPSSWWIEKNNGMVQQDDGSWNLIDHEDDDDSTYT; encoded by the exons ATGAGAAACTGgttcaaaagaaagaagaaaagcaCGGACAAGATGGATAGCATAGCAAAAAGATGGAAGCTTCTAAGTGGGAAGAACAACTGGGAAGGCCTTTTGGATCCTTTAGACCACGACCTACGTCGATACATCATTCACTATGGAGAAATGGCTCAAGCAAGTTATGACAACTTCAATTCTGACAGGGCTTCAAAAAATGCAGGGAATTTTCGATATTCCAAGAATCACCTCTTTGCAAAAGTGGGGCTCGAGAAAGGAAATCCATTTAAATATCGCGTCACAAAATATTTGTACGCAACATCTTCAATTCAG GTTCCTGAAGCCTTTATCGTAAAATCATTATCAAGGGAGTCATGGAGCAAGGAATCAAATTGGATCGGTTTTATTGCCGTGGTCACGGATGAGGGAAAAGCCATGTTaggaagaagagaaattcttatTTCTTGGAGAGGAACTGTTCAAACGTTGGATTGGGTGGATgatcttgatttttttcaagTCCCAGCACCCAAAATCTTCAGAGGTAACACTGACCCTGAAGTTCATCGGGGGTGGTACTCCATTTACACTTCAGATGATCCACAGTCACCCTTAAATAAGACAAGTGCCAGAGACCAG GTTCTTGAGGAAGTAACGAGATTGGTAGAAGAGTACAAACGCGAGGAAATCAGCATAACAATAACAGGTCATAGCATGGGAGCAGCAGTTGGAACACTTAACGCAATGGACATAGTGGCGAATGGATTCAACAAGCCTAGAGACAAGGGGATGACCAGTGGTTGTCTAGTGACAGCTTTTCTATTTGCAAGTCCCCGAGTTGGAGATTCAAATTTCAGGAATGCATTTTCCAAGCTGGAAAATCTTCGGATTTTACGTGTTAGCAATGCCTTTGACATCATTCCAAATTATCCCATGGTAGATTATTCAGAAATCGGAGTCGAATTAGCCATTGACACCACAAAATCGAACTATTTAAAAGTACCCGGAGATGTAAGAAGCTGGCACAGCTTGGAAGCTCATATGCATGGAGTTCTT GGACTCCAAGGGGCTAAATGTGGATTTAAGCTTGAAGTACAACGTGATATTTCACTTGTTAATAAGCATTTAGATGCATTGAAGGATGAATATTGTGTACCAAGTTCCTGGTGGATTGAGAAGAATAATGGAATGGTCCAACAGGATGATGGATCCTGGAATTTGATAGATCATGAGGATGACGATGATTCTACTTATACTTAA